A region of Leptolyngbya sp. FACHB-261 DNA encodes the following proteins:
- a CDS encoding DUF928 domain-containing protein: MTQPRLPAQLICALGLALASLMLSLAPAQAQTARSLNLFDRIRLLFSQPSSTIGAPAGRRRGGATRDQCPDVGNKALTALVPAADTGLTIAQYPTFWFYVPYSASLQRQAEFVLLDERENDVYKTTFPLVGTPGIVSIRLPEARRPLESGKKYRWVFSVICNPRNRSGDVAVNGWVERVPLSPILRNRLAAATTPLERVSIYLDQKLWYETLTTVVELQRTEPRNTALKAELLRAIGLAELASEPLTSCCTPPEQTSGRQQ, translated from the coding sequence ATGACTCAGCCCCGATTACCTGCCCAGCTTATCTGTGCGTTGGGTTTGGCCCTTGCGAGTCTGATGCTCTCCTTGGCTCCTGCCCAAGCCCAAACTGCCAGATCCCTTAATCTCTTTGATCGGATCCGACTGTTGTTCTCGCAACCCTCATCAACCATTGGGGCACCTGCTGGACGTCGTAGAGGCGGGGCGACTCGTGATCAGTGTCCTGATGTAGGTAACAAAGCACTAACCGCTCTAGTACCGGCTGCGGATACAGGGTTAACTATTGCGCAGTACCCGACCTTTTGGTTCTATGTTCCCTACTCGGCTTCGTTGCAGCGTCAGGCTGAGTTTGTGCTGTTAGACGAGCGGGAGAATGATGTCTACAAAACTACTTTTCCGTTAGTGGGAACACCGGGAATTGTCAGCATTCGACTACCCGAGGCCCGACGACCATTGGAGAGTGGTAAAAAGTACCGCTGGGTGTTCTCGGTAATCTGCAATCCAAGGAACCGCTCAGGAGATGTTGCCGTGAATGGCTGGGTTGAGCGAGTTCCCTTGAGCCCTATCCTTAGAAATCGGCTAGCCGCAGCAACAACGCCGCTAGAGCGCGTCTCTATCTACCTCGACCAGAAGTTGTGGTACGAGACCCTCACGACTGTGGTTGAACTCCAACGCACGGAGCCACGGAATACAGCACTGAAGGCCGAATTGCTACGGGCCATCGGCTTGGCTGAGCTTGCGTCAGAGCCACTGACTTCCTGCTGCACTCCCCCTGAGCAAACTAGCGGGCGTCAGCAATAG